The following are from one region of the Plasmodium cynomolgi strain B DNA, scaffold: 0697, whole genome shotgun sequence genome:
- a CDS encoding hypothetical protein (putative), translating into MKDIYDFCNDNTEISTVNITEYNDFCKILVRNLKGASLDEDDPKYVTHPGYIDPNIRCIYLNIWLHFYTKIHCIPVDVMKILFNKIADKISQLQISNTKYTNCSLESYNEAGKKPEGNITNLISFLFRDHDIPPKLFRKNSIDYCDNKKNESVRMYSEFKGTYCNDTQIANNKINIFCNELDTFKESNISLFDEELLKGVTPLSSPPQSGESQETSDTKSVQDVSTSIQSTLTTVKSSKNPADAKENKGVTGDIIK; encoded by the coding sequence ATACAGAAATTTCCACGGTAAATATAACAGAATACAATGATTTTTGCAAGATTCTtgtaagaaatttaaagGGTGCATCTTTAGATGAAGATGATCCCAAATATGTAACCCACCCAGGCTATATAGATCCTAATATACGATGTAtctatttaaatatatggctacatttttacacaaaaatacaTTGTATTCCAGTTGACGTTatgaaaattctttttaataaaatagcTGATAAAATATCCCAATTGCAAATAAGTAATACTAAGTATACTAATTGTTCTTTAGAATCATATAATGAAGCTGGTAAAAAACCAGAAGgaaatataacaaatttaATAAGTTTTCTGTTTAGGGATCATGATATTCCACCtaaattatttagaaaaaattcaatagATTATTGtgataataagaaaaatgaaagcgtTAGAATGTATTCAGAATTTAAAGGAACTTATTGTAATGATACTCAAATtgcaaataataaaattaatattttttgtaatgaattAGACACTTTTAAAGAATCtaatatatcattatttgATGAGGAATTATTAAAAGGAGTCACACCACTATCGAGTCCCCCTCAATCAGGTGAATCTCAAGAAACTTCTGATACAAAATCTGTTCAGGATGTTTCTACAAGTATCCAAAGTACATTGACCACTGTAAAAAGTAGTAAAAACCCTGCTGatgcaaaagaaaataaaggtGTTACAggtgatattataaaa